One Nicotiana tabacum cultivar K326 chromosome 23, ASM71507v2, whole genome shotgun sequence genomic window, aaaggaatgtttgactctattattattggtctgcaaaaacaaagtccgggtaagaaattctgttgaccggggagaaggtgtaaggcattccccgagtcccgtggttctagcacgatcgctttattgactacatttggcttgaattaattttggataaaactgtgatttattggttttcgtgctttatctatccgcttttaattattaaaattattaaagaaaattttgaaataacaTTAAATTGTCCTAACCACACCACGCAGGCAAACGTGCGACCGAATTTACTTTTGAAATTTCTAGATTCGAataaattgattttggaatttgttAAATGTCAACTATCGCGCCACGCAAACGAATTCGCGATTTATATCAAGGGATTAACtaatttagtaattaattaaagCTAATGGATATGATATGAGATTGTTTGAATCAATTGAATATTAAACATTACGCTACGCAAGCGAGTCCGTGAAGTTAAAGCGCGGCTACTAATTGTCTAGCATTTAAATTAATTACTAAAAAGAATGAGTTAATTAATTAGTaacaaaaatcttatttttattggaattaattgatGTACACATGAAACTTTAAAGCTTGGTCCAACTTGAGGCCAAAATTGTTTCATGACTGTTTTACAATTGTACCCATTTGAATCACATGCAACAGATTATTCTCAAAAACTTAAAACTAATATTTTAACAAGCTACTTTGAGATGAAACGACATAATACATTATACTCCACAATTTCCAACACACTGCCTTCAAAAACGGAAAAGTTAAACCTCATAATTACTACGCTCATTCAAGTGCACAAAGAGCCGGACTCTTTCAGAAATAGATATGTCCAAATAGCGGTTGAATTTGAAAGCATACTACTCTTAAAATCGACTCACAACATAGACTATTATTTAAACATAGTATAATCTCTAATAATGAAATAATTATGTGAACAGATATCAATGGACATTCTATCCCCTTTTTTAACACATAATCAATATCACAAAACAATAAGGAATCCAAACAATTTAAACAACCAGAACATGCCGATTCTAAGTGAACAAACACAAATATGGAACACAATACCCAATTTCTcagattatatttgaaaagtaatttttagTTGGATTATACATACCTAAGAGCAGAATAATAACAGAATAGGAATCCAAACAAAGGTGTTGAACTCTGAAGATGAATCCCAACTACAGCAGTACAATTACCAGCAGCAATAAAATTTTCAATAGCCAAACAAAGGCTTGACAGCAGCAGTAAGGCCTCAAGAATAGTCAAATGACGGCTGAAAATCAGCTACAACTCTATTTTTTCCTTCTCTTCTTCAAAACCTTTTTTTAATctcaaattttgaagcttttctcgTTTTTGAATTTCAAATGCTATTGTATGCGAGTGCAGTGAGTGAGGTCAATATCCATGAGTCTATGAAAGTGAGTGAGTGAGTGAGTGAGATGAGAGAGTTTGGAGGCTGTTTTCTTTTTCAAGAAGAAATGAGCAGAAGGGTGTTAGTCTATGGGAGGATGCGGTTGTTGCTTCCCTGTTGAGGATCCAGAGAATAAGTGAGAGCTCCCCTTTCTCTATGTAGGTCCGAGAGAGTGGACAGGAGATGGGCAAGGATCCCTCTTTTAGGGAGGGATATGTCTGTTTCTTTTAGGGAATAGGGGGGATGTTGGGGGTTGTGAGTAGGGAGCAAAGTGTGGGGGACAAGGAATGGGGAACAAAGCAAAGTATGGGGGGACAAACatgggggacaagcatggggggaCAAATGAAAGTGGAGTGGGAACACGCCTGGGAAGATAGGAGCGGGAAATATTCAAgcacggtaaaaaattaggtgctcacaagaATTATTTGTACCAGAAAAAATTACACTTATCTCTGACCGAGGTAAAATAAAGCGGATTGGGATCTATTAGATCGCCAAGCTCTTGGTGTGATTCGTTTGATGCTAATACGAAATGTGGCGTTCACCATCATTAACGAGAAGACCACTGCAGGCCTGATGAAGGCGTTATCAAATATGTACGAGAAGTCATCTGCtccaaataaagtctatttgatgcGTCGATTGTTCAACTTAAAGATGACAAAAGGTGGATCTATCACAGAACATATCAATGAGTTTAATGTaatattaactcagttgagttctgTCAATATAACATTCGATAACGAAGTTAGGGCATTGATCCTACTATCATCTCTACCGGAGAGTTGGTCTACAACAGTAATTGCAGTTAGCAGTTCATCGGGAAGTACCAAATTCAAATTAGATGATattagagacttggttctaagcgaAGATATTCGCCGGAGAGAATCAAGTAATTCCCCAGGATCTGCTTTGAATATCGAAAGCAGGGGGAGAAACAGCCAAAGAGGACAAAGTCATGGTCGTGGCAGATCAAAGTCGAGGGGAAGAGGGCAATTCAAAAATCGCAAAGACATTATGTGTTGGAATTGCGATAAAAAGGGCCACTACAGTAGTCAGTGTAGAgagccaaagaagaagaagaatgatcaATACAAGGATGATAATTCAGCAAATGCAATTGCTGAACAAGTCGGTGATGAACTAATTTGTTGTGCAAATAGTCCAGTCGAATCTTGGATTCTCGACTCAGGTGCATCCTTTCACTCTACATCATGCAAAGAATTATTGTATAATTATATtgctggaaaatttgggaaagtttATCTAGCAGACAACGAAGTACTAGACATTGTCGGGAAAGGTGAAgttcatataaagacttcacaaggCACGCTATGGAAATTGTAAAATGTCTGACATGTTCCTGGCATCAAGAAAAATCTTATATCTATGGGTCAGATTGACAGTGAAGGATATACAATAACATTCGGTAACGGATCATGAAAGATAACCAAaagaaatttggttgtggcacgaggcTTCAAGAAGGGAACACTGTATGCAACTGCAATACAACGAGATACTATTACGACAGTTGATCATGGTCGTGATACAACATTGTAGCACCGGAGGCTCGggcatatgagtgagaagggaatGAAGTTGTTGGCATCCAAAGAAAAGTTGCCAAACCTAAAGCATGTTGAATTAGGTTTGTACGAAGATTGCACTTATgggaaacaaaagagagttagtttctcaaagGTGGGAAGGACGCTAAAGAAAGAGAAGCTGAAACTAGTGCATACATATGTGTGGGGACCAGATTCTGTAACTTCTCTGGGAGGCTCACGCTATTAtgtcaccttcattgatgattccacaagaaaggtataggtttattttctgaaaaataaatctgatgtgtttgttacctttaaaagatggaaagttgaagttgaaaatcagATAAGTCTAAAGTTAAAATGTCTGAAGTCTGACAATGGAGGAGAGTATGATAGTCAAGAGTTTAAAACATTCTGCTCTGAGAATGGGATCAGAATGATCAAGACAGTTCCTAGAACACTGGAACAAAATGGCGTTGCTGAGAGGATGAGCAGAACCCTAAATGAACGAGCCAGAAGTATGAGAATACATTCTGGATTGCCAAAGTATTTTTGGGCTGAAGCTTTTACGACAGCTTACCTCATAAACATGGGACCCTCTGTACCGCTGGATTTAGAAATTCTTGAGGAGGTATGTACAGGAAAGGAGGTAATTCTCTCACATCtaaattttttttgttgtgttgCTTATGTGCATGTAAACTCTAATGATAGAGATAAGCTTGATCCTAAGGCCAAGAAATATTTCTTTATTGGCTATGGTAATAATAATTTTGGTTATCGATTTTGGGATGATCAGAATAGAAAGATCCTAAGACACAggaatgtcacatttaatgaaaatGTGATGTACAAAGATAAGCTTGAAGTAGAACCAACCAGCACCAATAGACAGACATCTGAAACAATCGAGTTAGAAGAAATCTCAGAAAATGAAGTAGCTAGAGAGACTACAACTGGATCTAAAATTGAATATGCCGAACCAGAAGCCGAATCTGGATCAGAATCAGAACCAGAAcgagaaccagagatagaatcaGATGGAGAACTAGATCTAGAGTCAGGACTTGAATCAAATTCGGGATCAGTTAATCCTAAACCTACATTAAGGAGATCTAAAAGAGTCACGAATACTccagataggttaactctctctctCAACTATTTACTTCTGACTGATGCTGGAGAACCAGAGTATTTTATTGAAACAATGCAGGTGATAATATTTGATAAGTGGAAGCTAGCCATaaaagaagagatgaattcttttcaaaagaataaaacatggatACTTACAGAGTTACCAGAAGGAAAGAAGGCATTGCAAAATAAGTGGGTGTACATGATCAaagaagagcatgatggtaaGAAGATATACAAGGCACGATTAGTAGTAAAAGGCTTTCAGCAGAAGGAATGGATTGACTACACCGAGATCTTCTCTCCTgtagtcaaattaactactatcagGTTGGTGCTAAGTATCGTAGCTGCAGAAAATTTGCATTTGGAGAAACTAGATGTTAAAACTGCTTTCTTGCATGGTGACCTTGAAGAAGACATCTACATGAAGCAATCTAAAGGTTTTCAAGTTTCTGGTAAAGAAAACCTTGTGTGCAAGTTGCAAAAGAttttgtatggtttgaaacaagcaccccgacaatggtacaagaaatttgatggattcatgcATAATAATGGTTTCACACGATGTGAGATAGACCATTGCTGTTATATCAAAATTTTTGATAAATCCTATATCATTTTACTGTTgtacgttgatgatatgctaattgcaggatctagcataaatgagatcaacagggttaagcaacaactggcggaagagtttgaaatgaaagacttaggaccagctaagcaaatgcttgggatgaggatCAACAGAAATAGGTCTGAAGGAACCTTAAAATTGTCTCAAAAAAAGTACATACATAAGGTACTAAGCAGGTTCGGTCTTCATGATCCAAATACCAGAAGCACTCCACTCGAAAGCCATCTTAATCTGTCGAAGGACCAATCACCGAAGACAGATGAAGAAAGGAAGTACATGTCCAAAGTTCCATATGCTTCAGcagtaggaagtttgatgtatgttATGGTTTGCACTAAACTTGACATAGCCCATGCAGTTGGAGTTGTCAGCAGATACATGTctaatccagggaaggagcattgggaaggtgtaaaatggatattgcaatatctcaaaggcacctcaggtatgtcactttgttttaaaaggagcaatattatcttacaaggttttgctGATGCAAATTTAGGCGGCGATCTGGATAGTCGAAAAAGTACCACGGGCTACGTGTTCACCTTGGGTGGTACTGCTGTTAGTTGGATGTCCAGATTTCAGAAAAGTGTTGTTCTATCTaccactgaagcagagtacatggcaatctcagaagctggaaaagagatgatttggctcaagaattttcttaaagagcTAGGTAAAGAGCAGGACAATTGTGATCTTTTCAGCGATAGCTAGAGTGCAATTCATCTTGCCAAGGATCCAGTGTTTCATGCAAGATCGAAGCATATCCAGTTGAGGTATCATCATATCCGAGAGTTGATAAGTCAAGAAACTCTTTCCCTTGAGAAGATACTAGGATCAAAGAACCCGTCAGACATGTTAACCAAAGTTGTCGGTGTTGACAAACTGAGGTTGTGCACTGCCTCAGTTAGCCTTCAAGACTGATAGCGTGAAGGCGCTACCAGAGAATAACAaatctttattttaatttttttcttaatgTAACATAGGTTTGAGGGGGAGATCGATAGTAGCAAACATGTTGTatgtgaaagaaagaaaagtgtacaaaacaaaagaaagaaaatcaaaaagagatgaaattaTGATGTATGGGCTTACATCGGCATTCGTATGATGTAAGTGCTTACTTCGGCagggcattcaaatgcctataaaagAGGTATGTATTTTCATTTGCAAATCATCcatcaacttcttctttctctcttcaattaataaagagttattctttgtgtggccgtggagtaggcaaaattgccgaaccacgtaaatcttgtcttgtgcaatttattgcttTTCACTTTCAAATATTTTTCCATTCTATTAGCCTGACACGTTTCCCAATATTTAGAAGAATATATTAATGTAGATCAagttttttgttagatttgaagATTAGCGGACTGCTTATTATTAATGTAATAGCAAGTCCGGGACTAGTTAATACTTAGCACgtacgtttttttttttttttttttttggttactcAACTGTTTGGTGAGAATTTCATCTGGCATTAACACTTCTCAATGATGAAAAAGGACGCAGTGATAGggaaatgataaaattaatgattGTCTTGAAAATTATAAGTCACAAAAGATAAGTGTAAATGTTGCCCCTTGGCTTGTACGTATATAGTAGGAGTAACTTGTTAAGACTTTTCAATAATCGCTTTTAGTGCTTATAGATCTCATAAAAAGTACTCAATTTATGTGTACATTATTATTTGGGGAATCTATGAGTTCATCTTTGACCATGAgtttcttaaatattttattagtattttgaaatataaattattattattatttacaataTTTTGTATGTAATtttcaaatatgtaaattttatgtttaaaaaataaACTTAAACTTTGACCTTCGTACTCCGAATCAAGCCACATAAATTGAAGTAGTACTTAAAGATTCATAGTGAGATTCAATGGGGGGTTTATGTTGCAGCAATAATGCGCCTCTGCAATTTCAAAATCTCCCTGTTGAAAACGGCAAGTTTTTTGGAGAAAGGCAAGACAGGAAGGGATGTTAAATTTTCCTAAACTGTACTACTGTTTCAATTCAATGGAGTTGTCTTTATCAATTGACTATTGGAgtagtttcagatttcagttgaCCGGGATGCATTTACACTAGTCAGTGATGAAAAGGAGAGGATATTATTTTAAGGATTGTTTCGAGAATTTATAACTCACTGTAACAAGTTAATAAGTCTAAATATGGCACACAGACATTGTACATATCTTCCCAATTTTGAGTGAATATCGAGTTGGTGACTAGCTAATAGCAATTGATTGTCTTGTTTTATGGATCTCCTCCTCCAAATATACACCCACCCACCCACCTAATATCCCCCTCAACCCTCCTCCCCtcccacaaaaagaaaaaaaaaataggaactAAAAGACAGATTGGTTGCTTGGTCTAgttgaaaaagaacaaaaaaagaagGGTTCTAGCTGAATGAACTAAAAGACAGATTGTTAAGAATATAGGAGTACCTATTATGAGTACAAATTAAAATCCCACGATTTTCATTCTAACTCCATTGGAAGGTGGTAGGCTACGTCTTGAAAGTTCCAAGTTTTGCATACagctatatatacatacatatactcAAACTTCTCATTTGCAACTTGAGAAGTGTATTGTATTTACACTGAGAAAGTCAAGATAGCTTACACGGTAAGCAGCTTTTTTCTGAAGAAATATGTACAAATTTAACTCAAGAGAACACATGTATATCTACAGTAAAACTTCCCACCTGTTTGCTCTCTGCAGTCAGCTTCTGAGTTGGAATCTTCTGGTCGTGGCACCGAAACCACATACAGGAGAGTCTTGTTAGGGCTGCCCCACCGGCAACTCGAACCCTGTAAATCAAATTCAAATCAGCCCAGATCTCGGATCCATCCACCCTAGAGTGAAGGCTCTGATCATATCCATCTAGATCAGCCTCGGTTATCACAACCACAGCACCATCGTCGAAGGCTAACAAATTTCGTCCAGCCAAGAACCTTGAGCTCCTTGAGATCAGACTAGTCAAGGGGCTACAACTGTATGTCCTTTTCATCATGAGATGGTAGAATTCCTCGACCGCCTGATTATTAATGGACAAAAAGAGTCAGTAACAATAACCAGAATAGAGAAAACCAAGGCAACAGGAGTACATCTTTTCACCAATCTCATAAGGCAAAACAATCAGGCATCCAAAGAGAAGGGACAAAAAGAGTAAAAGGTGAGGCAAATCTCTGAGACACCTGTCTCTGGGAAGAGGCCAAAAGCACCCTCGGACGAATTGACTTCACATAGTTATATGCATCATTTGGTGTCATCTGCTTGTACTTAACCTACAATAAAAAAACAAACTTTAGGAAAAAATACGTAAAATGATCTTTAAACAATCGATTCAAACAAGTCTTAGTTTACCCACCAAGTAGCATAAGACAATTGTTGTGCTACGTCCTCGACCAGCCTTGCAATGCACATATGTACTTTGTCCGTTAGAAGCATTTTCTTCAAAGACAAAAAAGAAAAGTTTAGCCCCTTTTCCTCTGGTAGTACACTTAACaatcttttaatttttctttagtttttttctggttgtggggggggggggggatgttaAAGTACATTTGTCTTTAGTTTCTGCAGGGAAAAGATGTAGAGATGCAATCTTGATTAGGTAGGATGGAAGAGGAGAGAAAGACAAAGGATAAGTTTATCAAAAATAGGCTAATTTCCGAAGTTTTGCAGCAACACTTGTTTCCATAGAAAGCAAAAAAAGGGAAAACCAGAAAGGATAAGAGCAGCAGCTTGAAAAGAAGATCAGAATACTAGAAGTGCATTATAGATGAGATGAGTTCTTCATTGAACTACTGGTCACAATCAAAATATAAGATGTCATCCCAACACCAAAGACTTAGTCTGTCTATATAATCAGAAGCACCTTGGTTTTGCAAATGTATAACAGAAAATATACACATGGGTAAAAGCTAAGCATCTTATCGCGgcctatttatttttttaaaattgtaatGAAAGTTTTATTGAAAATACCAGCCATAGAGTGCAATAATGAGTAGTACAACCATTTGCAATCTCAGCACAATAGCTACATATGAAAAGAATTAAGGAAATTAATCATCCTAAAGGCTAAAAGACGAACATCTATGCTTTAAGTtacaatttttgtttttaaacATCACTGCCGCCTATTTTATTGTACTTTTTGCATATACAAAAATCACAAGTCAACATACGAATTGACTGATACCTCAAAAAGTATAATATCCAAATAGAAGATCAGCAACTTAACAAATGTTTGTGAatcaaacaatttttttttttttttttttggataagtaAAAAACTGCAATGAACTTGGACCATAGTTTTGTTGACTTTTCCTTAACCATAAGTTTCTTTTGATAGttgtaaaatattttaatttaataaacaT contains:
- the LOC107795157 gene encoding phosphatidylglycerophosphate phosphatase PTPMT2; protein product: MYIEEEKGGELESREEVEEVVSRVVEKAEKSSAAAKVLSCSGSSGKNAIVVLDVRRVMVGVGARALFYPTLLYNVVRNKIQVEFRWWDWIDEFVLLGAVPFQSDVKRLKELGVSGVVTLNEPYETLVPTSLYEAHDIRHLVLPTRDYLFAPSLHNICQAVEFIHENASNGQSTYVHCKAGRGRSTTIVLCYLVKYKQMTPNDAYNYVKSIRPRVLLASSQRQAVEEFYHLMMKRTYSCSPLTSLISRSSRFLAGRNLLAFDDGAVVVITEADLDGYDQSLHSRVDGSEIWADLNLIYRVRVAGGAALTRLSCMWFRCHDQKIPTQKLTAESKQVGSFTVDIHVFS